From one Anopheles bellator chromosome 1, idAnoBellAS_SP24_06.2, whole genome shotgun sequence genomic stretch:
- the LOC131215020 gene encoding apolipoprotein D-like — MSSKVSCALMVAIGIFCLATVQAHTYKTGDCPSVEPMSDFRMKQFLGIWYVIQKTGTASSCVIYNITKNVETPDEYFIEQISQRAPLSIDPIKHEYSYTGKLTVTDRDVPARMTVRFPLSVAGSAKFVVFMSDFDTYAGVFSCQKIPFGHRQSATLLSRTRDLDKIYVDKIRSRLGSYAVDPFDLSIVNQTGCPKEGEAGWNIHIDPDTFSTRNIANAFRKAGEAIGDGFEAAVNAGKKLYNSYRESDEVEVATAEETTNRAERLVHQSEWLP, encoded by the exons ATGTCTTCCAAAGTTTCGTGCGCGTTGATGGTGGCCATCGGCATCTTTTGCTTGGCCACGGTTCAAGCGCATACGTATAAAACGGGTGACTGTCCTAGCGTCGAGCCGATGAGTGACTTCCGAATGAAACAG TTCCTCGGCATCTGGTACGTTATCCAGAAGACGGGCACCGCTTCATCGTGCGTAATCTACAACATCACCAAAAACGTGGAAACGCCGGACGAGTACTTCATCGAGCAGATCTCCCAGAGGGCCCCGCTCTCGATCGACCCCATCAAGCACGAGTACTCCTACACCGGAAAGCTCACCGTCACCGATCGGGACGTACCGGCCCGGATGACCGTCCGGTTTCCGCTCA GTGTGGCCGGGTCGGCAAAGTTTGTCGTATTCATGAGCGACTTCGACACGTACGCGGGAGTGTTTTCGTGCCAGAAGATACCGTTCGGTCACCGGCAGAGTGCGACGCTGCTGTCCAGGACGCGCGATTTGGATAAAATCTACGTCGACAAG ATCCGCAGCCGACTTGGTTCGTACGCCGTCGATCCGTTCGACCTGAGCATCGTCAATCAGACGGGCTGCCCGAAGGAGGGTGAAGCCGGATGGAACATCCACATCGATCCGGACACCTTCTCGACGCGCAACATTGCCAACGCCTTCCGGAAGGCGGGCGAAGCGATCGGCGACGGGTTCGAGGCCGCAGTCAACGCCGGCAAAAAG CTATACAACAGCTATAGGGAGAGCGACGAGGTggaagtggccaccgcagAAGAGACCACCAACCGCGCCGAACGACTCGTCCACCAGTCCGAGTGGTTGCCTTGA
- the LOC131215094 gene encoding zinc metalloproteinase nas-14-like has product MLLAGGTIANRLEEIGGRHQGDIVLTDIQLDAALGGGIPIVYDAIKWVKGVVPFEIDAAFTPDQQQQILLAMTMISSRSCVRFVTREVPTHRQFLNITALPSGCWATLGVNALVNQMNLQTDGCMQLGNIAHQLLHVLGFTHPQSRPDRDYYVRVQHDDIDPDQKDNLASYTQGTIEDFGIPYDYESILHCQTNSFAGETSGRATVVPLDNVDIGQREALSIKDVRKLNKMYDYDFCGTCVRENCIDF; this is encoded by the exons atgctgctggctggtggaacCATCGCCAATCGTCTGGAGGaaatcggtggccgccatcaAGGCGATATAGTGCTGACCGATATCCAACTTGACGCTGCCTTGGGCGGAGGTATTCCCATAGTGTACGATGCCATCAAGTGGGTGAAGGGTGTTGTGCCGTTCGAAATCGATGCTGCCTTCA CCCctgaccagcagcaacagattTTGCttgcgatgacgatgatctcTTCTCGCAGTTGCGTTCGGTTTGTGACACGCGAAGTCCCGACCCACAGGCAGTTCCTCAATATTACGGCCCTGCCCAGCGGATGCTGGGCCACGCTCGGTGTGAACGCGTTGGTCAACCAGATGAATCTGCAAACAGATGGGTGCATGCAACTGGGGAACATCGCCCATCAGCTACTGCACGTGCTAGGTTTCACGCACCCCCAGAGCCGTCCGGATCGTGATTACTATGTGCGCGTCCAGCACGATGACATCGATCCCGATCAGAAGGACAACCTGGCCAGCTACACACAGGGCACGATCGAGGACTTTGGCATTCCGTATGACTACGAGAGCATCCTCCACTGTCAGACGAATTCCTTTGCCGGGGAAACCTCTGGCCGTGCAACGGTCGTCCCACTG GACAACGTCGACATCGGACAACGGGAAGCACTGAGCATTAAGGATGTGCGTAAGCTGAACAAAATGTACGACTATGACTTTTGCGGCACTTGCGTCCGCGAGAACTGCATCGATTTCTAG
- the LOC131215095 gene encoding astacin-like — protein sequence MKLFGTVVGLAIVTSTDVASELEETGGNFEGDIILTSEQEDAVKYGYTAIIGESYKWPNNLVPYKIDTTAFTAAQQNSIVSALQQIELVSCVRFKARTTEKDYVIVTGAYTGCWANLGHLGGMQTVNLQPNGCMSRGTIIHEFLHALGFVHMQSASDRDFYITVNWSNISADKASNFNLYSSNVIEDFGIPYDYDSVMHYSQTAFSANGLDTITTKQSGVTIGQRVGLSYKDIKRLNFLYPICY from the exons ATGAAGCTGTTCGGTACCGTGGTTGGCCTGGCAATTGTCACAA GTACTGATGTAGCCAGCGAGCTGGAGGAAACTGGTGGAAACTTTGAAGGTGATATAATTCTCACATCCGAACAAGAGGACGCAGTCAAGTACGGCTACACAGCAATCATCGGCGAGTCTTACAAATGGCCCAACAACCTGGTGCCGTACAAGATCGACACCACGGCATTCA CGGCCGCCCAACAAAACAGCATCGTCTCTGCACTCCAGCAGATTGAACTGGTAAGCTGTGTCCGATTTAAGGCCCGCACTACGGAAAAGGACTACGTCATCGTTACG GGAGCGTACACGGGCTGCTGGGCTAATTTGGGACACCTGGGTGGCATGCAAACGGTGAACTTGCAACCGAATGGCTGCATGTCTCGCGGTACCATCATCCACGAGTTCCTGCACGCGCTGGGCTTTGTCCACATGCAGAGTGCATCGGATCGCGATTTCTATATTACGGTCAACTGGTCCAACATATCGGCGGACAAGGCGTCCAACTTCAATCTCTACAGCTCCAACGTGATCGAAGACTTTGGCATCCCGTATGACTACGACAGCGTAATGCACTACTCACAGACCGCATTCAGTGCCAACGGACTGGACACGATCACTACGAAACAGTCCGGTGTTACTATTGGCCAACGTGTCGGGCTAAGCTACAAGGACATCAAGCGACTCAATTTCCTCTATCCGATTTGCTATTAA
- the LOC131215096 gene encoding trypsin delta-like codes for MALRFAALVLFCLVAVVCEAAVPRRSDGRIVGGSDTSIENHPYVVSLRRLQRHSCGGAILNANTILTAAHCVYYPDLVPSDFEVRAGSTYRNEGGQLITVSSMHIHAEFDDWTLEWDIAVLKLVNNLQLGASVQAANLPPRSLSIADGTLVSVAGWGALYYQGPSTNHLQQVSIPIVSNSRCGLAYQNFAPVLPFHICAGTMGRDACQGDSGGPLVHQNQVVGVVSWGYGCAFDNYPSVYSRVSEFIDFISEHL; via the exons ATGGCGCTCCGGTTTGCGGCTCTGGTGCTCTTCTGTTTGGTGGCGGTAGTCTGTGAGGCAGCTG TTCCAAGGCGCTCCGATGGCAGGATCGTTGGCGGTAGTGACACTTCTATTGAGAACCACCCCTACGTGGTTTCGCTTCGCCGTTTGCAAAGGCACAGCTGCGGTGGGGCCATCCTGAACGCAAACACCATCCTGACGGCGGCCCACTGTGTTTACTA CCCGGACTTGGTGCCATCGGACTTTGAGGTGCGCGCAGGATCCACCTACCGCAACGAAGGTGGCCAGCTTATCACTGTCTCCAGTATGCACATCCATGCAGAATTTGACGACTGGACCCTGGAGTGGGACATAGCGGTGCTGAAACTGGTGAACAATTTGCAGCTTGGTGCCAGCGTACAGGCAGCCAATCTGCCTCCGCGTTCGTTGTCCATTGCCGATGGTACTCTCGTCAGCGTCGCCGGATGGGGTGCTCTATAC TACCAAGGACCATCGACCAACCATCTGCAGCAAGTCTCGATCCCGATCGTCAGCAACAGTCGGTGCGGTTTGGCCTACCAGAACTTTGCACCCGTCCTGCCCTTCCACATCTGTGCCGGCACGATGGGGCGTGATGCTTGCCAGGGTGACTCCGGGGGGCCGCTGGTGCACCAGAACCAGGTGGTCGGTGTCGTATCGTGGGGCTACGGCTGTGCCTTCGACAATTATCCCTCAGTCTACTCGCGCGTGTCCGAGTTTATTGACTTCATCTCGGAGCATCTGTGA
- the LOC131209978 gene encoding uncharacterized protein LOC131209978 has protein sequence MMKLLASVAVLFLLLASEEEVAAQENVLTRVAPSMLECYESANIFERDNRLPMTMNMLIELIRKVEDTPGFQQDIRQLAISVLHRFRQDGIVRAPGVPNISGVIPFSPSEFQFTKHRVLFSRLLPGNAVNFPNATLGIEERCALHFMLSNSIDRRVRGDENIRCSQLSQYRASRVPRELDMNDRSKLRTNYLGDIEMLAQPEMDRIRKQIKKIKKQASATARLEMDPDEEQQGASAADEGGDPAEEEPAAPEGRGVDDGEPLEEDGTAAGAISDVVLTDIASNAISQCPVENGVVYTPWGSIMAGTVLAGIAAGLEPQTVQLRDLMTRSGDYRSRQQAQPLRVDNRWASTLAGDLAEVALLHVPGDVNNVRIGAPGAWNHSVATRWYFLSQREHLQMTDSEIRAGIDGLLLANNIAEWRTRANGLRLSQVLDMYYSQRGVFNDTVRSCNRRDLFTTVAPMEQLRDQTVAFSTVLEKEMQMAFTVQQAAIEMFSRQATEALANYIPSALNDLSCEATAIVPNDPTIWRTASDLYIFIDASWSYRDLYSVVGNILDSVDVGRFGTTYTVMNARDGNIVVNTTQSLADFHMIYTPALHESLGVGFNLPSVFRRLRNETNNLMSAERRNNSLSGRSKIALNIVNLDRVSEGDTNFAVQHLQIFREEVPDLRFIYLANGDPGRFNRFVRDERRDVFPLRALESGSVVDTVRVQLSPVVHRLQQEPRRIVNPRCGHDWIQENWGSNSMNQFVEPRGVNFYRLHPNYFFQQGNNRRLRIQGHGFAQLTVCHSRWVELPRQNSTENRDSIWCRTINTDALDVDLSNACDGHSVIHTCPPLFVSVEGPQVPQSVIRCAEPECRFPDNARFAIVLDNMGCFSGASRAVSSLLMAALAALLIAFFK, from the exons ATGATGAAGCTGCTGGCATCAGTGGCAGTGCTATTCCTGCTGCTGGCATCGGAGGAGGAGGTGGCAGCGCAGGAGAATGTCCTCACCCGGGTGGCCCCGTCCATGTTGGAGTGCTACGAAAGTGCAAACATCTTCGAGCGGGACAACCGATTACCGATGACGATGAACATGCTGATTGAGTTGATTCGGAAGGTTGAGGATACGCCCGGTTTTCAGCAGGACATCCGGCAGCTCGCCATTAGCGTGCTGCACCGCTTCCGCCAGGATGGGATTGTGCGGGCGCCAGGTGTCCCCAACATTTCCGGTGTCATCCCGTTCAGCCCCAGCGAGTTCCAGTTTACGAAGCATCGCGTTCTCTTCTCGCGTCTACTGCCCGGTAACGCGGTCAACTTCCCCAACGCGACGCTGGGCATCGAGGAGCGG TGTGCCCTTCATTTTATGCTGTCAAACTCGATCGATAGACGAGTGCGGGGCGATGAGAACATCCGGTGCTCGCAGCTCTCGCAGTACCGTGCGTCCCGGGTTCCGCGCGAGCTGGACATGAACGATCGCAGCAAGCTGCGCACGAACTACCTCGGAGATATCGAAATGTTGGCCCAGCCCGAGATGGATCGCATTCGGAAGCAGATCAAGAAGATCAAGAAACAGGCGTCAGCGACCGCTCGGCTCGAGATGGACCCGGACGAGGAACAGCAGGGCGCCAGTGCCGCGGACGAAGGCGGTGACCCGGCTGAAGAGGAACCAGCGGCACCCGAGGGCCGTGGAGTTGATGACGGGGAACCACTGGAAGAGGACGGTACCGCCGCCGGGGCGATAAGTGACGTTGTGCTGACCGATATCGCCTCGAACGCTATCAGTCAGTGTCCGGTGGAGAACGGAGTGGTCTACACACCTTGGGGCTCGATTATGGCCGGAACCGTGCTGGCCGGTATCGCGGCAGGACTGGAGCCTCAGACCGTTCAGTTGCGGGATCTGATGACTCGCTCGGGTGACTACCGGAGCCGTCAACAGGCTCAACCGCTGCGGGTGGACAATCGGTGGGCGTCTACACTGGCGGGCGACTTGGCCGAAGTTGCGCTGCTCCACGTGCCGGGGGATGTGAATAACGTCCGCATCGGAGCCCCGGGAGCCTGGAACCACTCGGTCGCAACGCGGTGGTACTTCCTCAGCCAGCGGGAACACCTGCAGATGACGGACAGCGAAATCCGGGCCGGTATCGATggattgctgctggccaacaacaTCGCCGAGTGGCGCACCCGCGCCAACGGGCTGCGATTGAGCCAGGTGCTCGACATGTACTATTCGCAGCGTGGAGTATTCAACGACACGGTTCGATCGTGCAATCGGCGGGACCTCTTCACGACGGTGGCTCCGATGGAGCAGCTTCGGGATCAGACGGTCGCGTTCAGCACGGTcctggaaaaagaaatgcaaatggcATTTACAGTTCAGCAGGCAGCGATCGAGATGTTCTCCAGGCAGGCTACCGAGGCTCTGGCCAACTATATCC CCTCGGCTCTGAACGACTTGTCCTGTGAAGCGACTGCAATCGTGCCGAACGATCCAACCATCTGGAGGACGGCATCCGATTTGTATATCTTTATCGACGCCTCGTGGTCCTATCGCGATCTGTACTCGGTGGTCGG CAACATCCTGGATTCAGTCGATGTCGGACGCTTCGGTACAACGTACACGGTTATGAATGCCCGAGACGGTAACATCGTGGTGAATACTACCCAATCCCTGGCAGATTTTCACATGATCTACACCCCGGCACTGCATGAGTCAC TGGGTGTTGGGTTCAACCTACCGAGCGTCTTCCGGCGGCTGCGCAACGAAACCAACAACCTGATGAGTGCCGAACGGCGCAACAACAGCCTCAGCGGCCGGTCTAAGATTGCACTGAACATCGTTAACCTGGATCGCGTCAGCGAGGGCGACACCAACTTTGCCGTGCAGCATCTGCAGATTTTCCGCGAAGAGGTACCGGACCTGCGCTTCATCTACCTTGCCAACGGTGATCCGGGTCGCTTCAATCGGTTCGTGCGCGACGAGCGGCGTGATGTGTTCCCGTTGCGGGCACTCGAATCAGGATCCGTCGTCGATACGGTGCGCGTTCAGCTTAGCCCGGTGGTGCACCGGCTGCAGCAGGAACCGCGGCGTATTGTGAATCCGCGCTGTGGCCACGACTGGATCCAGGAGAATTGGGGCTCCAATTCGATGAATCAATTCGTCGAGCCCCGTGGCGTCAACTTCTACCGGCTGCATCCGAATTACTTCTTCCAGCAGGGCAACAACCGGCGCTTGCGCATCCAGGGGCACGGTTTCGCGCAACTCACAGTTTGTCATTCGCGTTGGGTCGAGCTGCCCAG acaaaacaGTACGGAAAATCGAGACTCGATCTGGTGCCGCACCATCAACACCGACGCGTTGGATGTGGACCTATCGAACGCTTGCGATGGCCATTCGGTGATCCACACCTGCCCGCCACTCTTCGTGTCCGTCGAGGGACCGCAAGTTCCGCAGAGTGTGATCCGCTGTGCCGAGCCTGAGTGTCGCTTCCCGGACAACGCACGGTTCGCAATCGTCCTGGACAACATGGGTTGCTTTAGCGGTGCCAGTCGGGCGGTCAGTTCGCTGTTGATGGCCGCACTGGCGGCGCTACTGATCGCATTTTTCAAGTAA